In the genome of Sphingobacteriaceae bacterium, one region contains:
- the ytxJ gene encoding bacillithiol system redox-active protein YtxJ: protein MPVAVNARRLNSEQALQELMERSNQEPVFIFKHSATCPISAAAMEEFSGFLAQSQEGRFAAGYLIVQEDRPISNTVAEQLGVKHESPQAILVKDGRAVWHASHWNVTAAALKEALAG, encoded by the coding sequence GTGCCGGTGGCAGTCAATGCCCGGAGGCTCAACAGTGAACAGGCATTGCAGGAACTGATGGAGCGGTCGAACCAGGAGCCGGTGTTCATCTTCAAGCACAGCGCCACTTGCCCCATTTCAGCGGCGGCCATGGAGGAATTCAGCGGTTTCCTGGCCCAGTCCCAGGAGGGCAGGTTCGCCGCCGGCTACCTCATCGTCCAGGAGGACCGGCCCATTTCCAACACCGTGGCCGAGCAGTTGGGGGTCAAGCACGAAAGCCCCCAGGCCATCCTGGTGAAGGACGGCCGGGCCGTCTGGCATGCTTCCCACTGGAACGTTACCGCCGCTGCTCTGAAGGAAGCCTTGGCAGGCTGA
- a CDS encoding YifB family Mg chelatase-like AAA ATPase — MVTRLVSGALWGVEGYQVSVEVDVSRGLPAFDIVGLAGPPVREARERVRAGIKNAGYDFPLARITINLAPADLPKRGTGFDLAIALGILHQTGQIPGGRWQNLALLAELSLDGTLRPIRGLVPILHHLGRRGVPGVVMGMDEAGSAHLLPDLEIITLPNLEAVCRWIRQGCSPMPRPEPRPPQPDCNSPPDQSTDYQDLAHVEGHRHARRALEIAAAGGHNLLLIGPPGTGKSTLAQALPGILPSPTKEEALEIVTVYSAAGQEPPMTAGGSIRRPYRAPHHTMPPTAMVGGGAIPEPGEVSLAHRGVLFLDELAQFQRSTLEALREPLAEGWVTVARLQGSCRLPAVVSLVAAMNPCPCGHRGDADFPCRCTDLAVRRYWATLSGPMLDRLDIHVPLARPAWTDVFSQAPAESSAQVRSRVEEARQIQRHRLQRYGLQCNAEMGRQQLERYCRPDGEGRLLLQEAYRKKGLTMRGYYGALKVARTIADLEGCQEVTADHIAQALDLRRLDQIQGYYHLNERR, encoded by the coding sequence TTGGTCACCCGCCTGGTCAGCGGCGCCCTCTGGGGCGTAGAGGGGTACCAGGTCAGTGTGGAAGTTGACGTAAGCCGGGGCCTGCCGGCCTTCGACATTGTCGGGCTGGCGGGGCCGCCGGTGCGGGAGGCCCGGGAGCGGGTGCGGGCCGGCATCAAGAACGCCGGCTACGATTTTCCTCTGGCCCGGATCACCATCAACCTGGCCCCCGCCGACCTGCCCAAGCGGGGGACCGGCTTCGATCTGGCCATCGCCCTGGGCATCCTGCACCAGACAGGCCAGATACCCGGCGGCCGCTGGCAGAACCTGGCCCTCCTGGCCGAGTTGTCCCTGGACGGCACCCTGCGGCCCATCCGGGGCCTGGTGCCCATCCTGCACCACTTGGGGCGCCGGGGCGTCCCCGGGGTGGTTATGGGCATGGACGAAGCCGGTTCGGCCCATCTGCTTCCCGACCTGGAAATCATCACCCTGCCCAACCTGGAAGCCGTCTGCCGCTGGATCCGCCAGGGCTGCTCCCCCATGCCCAGGCCAGAGCCCCGGCCCCCTCAGCCGGACTGCAACAGCCCGCCGGACCAATCAACGGACTACCAGGATCTGGCCCACGTGGAAGGCCACCGGCACGCCCGCAGGGCCCTGGAAATCGCCGCGGCGGGCGGCCACAACCTGCTGCTCATAGGCCCTCCGGGCACAGGCAAGAGCACCCTCGCCCAGGCCTTGCCGGGCATCCTGCCCAGCCCCACCAAGGAGGAAGCTTTGGAAATCGTCACGGTGTACAGCGCCGCCGGCCAGGAGCCCCCCATGACGGCCGGCGGATCCATCAGGCGACCCTACCGGGCGCCCCATCACACCATGCCTCCCACGGCCATGGTGGGGGGAGGCGCCATCCCCGAGCCGGGGGAGGTCTCCCTGGCCCACCGGGGCGTGCTGTTTCTGGACGAATTGGCCCAATTTCAAAGAAGCACTCTGGAGGCCCTGCGGGAGCCCCTGGCCGAGGGCTGGGTCACCGTGGCCCGCCTCCAGGGCTCCTGCCGCCTGCCCGCCGTGGTCAGCCTGGTGGCCGCCATGAACCCGTGCCCCTGCGGCCACCGGGGCGACGCCGACTTCCCCTGCCGCTGCACCGACCTGGCGGTGCGGCGGTACTGGGCCACTTTGTCGGGACCCATGCTGGACCGCCTGGACATCCATGTGCCCTTGGCCCGGCCGGCCTGGACCGACGTTTTTTCCCAGGCGCCGGCGGAAAGCAGCGCCCAGGTGCGGAGCCGGGTGGAGGAAGCCCGGCAGATCCAGCGTCATCGCCTCCAGCGGTACGGCCTCCAGTGCAACGCGGAAATGGGCCGCCAGCAGTTGGAGCGCTACTGCCGGCCCGACGGGGAAGGACGCCTCCTGCTCCAGGAGGCCTACCGGAAAAAGGGGCTCACCATGCGGGGCTATTACGGCGCCCTCAAGGTGGCCCGCACCATCGCCGACCTGGAGGGCTGCCAGGAGGTCACCGCCGACCACATCGCCCAGGCCCTGGACCTGCGCCGCCTGGACCAAATCCAAGGCTACTACCACTTGAACGAACGCCGGTGA
- a CDS encoding YraN family protein: MSGRTTRRRRQAARLGEIMAAAYLTRRGFRVVARNVHSRYGEIDLVCRGPGDGPPWVFVEVRTYRSARFGRPELSLTPQKIHRLRRLAAHYLAALGRPGDPFRLDAVTIYWPPTGEPPQVQHWPGIG, from the coding sequence ATGTCCGGCAGGACAACCCGGCGCCGCCGGCAGGCGGCCCGCCTGGGGGAAATCATGGCCGCCGCCTATTTGACCCGGCGGGGTTTCCGGGTGGTGGCCCGCAACGTCCATTCCCGCTACGGGGAAATCGACCTGGTGTGCCGGGGGCCCGGAGACGGGCCCCCTTGGGTGTTCGTGGAGGTGCGCACCTACCGGAGCGCCCGCTTCGGGCGCCCCGAGCTATCCTTGACCCCGCAGAAAATCCACCGGCTGCGCCGCCTGGCGGCCCACTATTTGGCCGCCCTGGGACGCCCCGGGGATCCTTTCCGCCTGGATGCGGTGACCATCTACTGGCCGCCTACCGGGGAGCCGCCCCAGGTGCAGCACTGGCCGGGCATCGGCTGA
- a CDS encoding ribonuclease HII, protein MREAPFEDLPRLMEALAADPRRGCRSLAEQARRRWQREQEERAAYRQRFAHELRFWRRGLRLVAGVDEAGRGPLAGPVVAAAVVLEPDAYLPGLKDSKLLDARRRERLYRLILARALAVAVAAAPAARVDRLNIHRAGLAAMARAVGRLPVRPQAVLVDGFTIPGLPLPQEALVGGDNLSNSIAAAAVVAKVHRDRLMLALHRRAPQYGFARHKGYPTQEHRQAISRFGPSPHHRRSFKW, encoded by the coding sequence GTGCGGGAAGCACCTTTTGAAGATCTGCCCCGGCTCATGGAAGCCTTGGCCGCCGATCCCCGCCGCGGCTGCCGATCCCTGGCCGAACAGGCCCGGCGAAGGTGGCAGCGGGAGCAGGAAGAGCGGGCGGCCTACCGGCAGCGCTTTGCCCACGAACTCCGATTTTGGCGCCGCGGCCTGCGGCTGGTGGCCGGGGTGGATGAAGCGGGCCGGGGTCCCCTGGCAGGGCCCGTGGTGGCTGCCGCCGTGGTGTTGGAGCCCGACGCATATCTCCCCGGTCTGAAAGATTCCAAGCTGTTGGACGCCCGCCGCCGGGAGCGGCTGTACCGGCTGATCCTGGCCCGGGCTCTGGCGGTGGCCGTAGCCGCAGCTCCCGCCGCCCGGGTGGACCGGCTCAATATCCACCGGGCGGGCCTGGCGGCCATGGCCCGAGCGGTGGGCCGCCTGCCGGTCAGGCCGCAAGCGGTTCTGGTGGACGGCTTTACCATTCCCGGCCTGCCCCTTCCCCAGGAGGCCCTGGTGGGCGGCGACAACTTGAGCAACTCCATCGCCGCCGCCGCCGTGGTGGCCAAGGTCCACCGGGACCGGCTCATGCTGGCCCTCCACCGGCGCGCCCCCCAATACGGCTTCGCCCGCCATAAGGGCTACCCCACCCAGGAGCACCGGCAGGCCATCAGCCGGTTCGGACCCTCGCCCCATCACCGGCGTTCGTTCAAGTGGTAG
- the lepB gene encoding signal peptidase I, translated as MEELAGTDRGKHWLREILETVLIAFILAFLLRMFVVESFLVQGTSMHPTLHDSEYLLVDKLVYRLSNLRRSDIVVFRYPMNPSKDFIKRVVALPGDRVRIEGGRLYVNGELISEPYVLNRDRGDMPERIVPPGHIFVLGDNRINSEDSRSFGTVSMNLVVGRAFVVWWPPTNVRRIKTPTTDVFPAEERQSAGEVSPRAGPAGFSP; from the coding sequence TTGGAAGAATTGGCCGGCACCGACCGCGGCAAGCATTGGCTGCGGGAGATATTAGAAACCGTTCTTATTGCCTTCATCCTGGCATTTCTGCTGCGCATGTTCGTAGTGGAATCCTTCCTGGTGCAAGGCACTTCCATGCATCCCACCCTCCACGACAGCGAGTACCTGCTGGTGGACAAACTGGTCTACCGGTTGAGCAATCTGCGCCGTTCGGACATCGTCGTCTTCCGCTACCCCATGAACCCCAGCAAGGACTTCATCAAGCGGGTGGTGGCCCTGCCCGGCGACCGGGTGCGCATCGAGGGCGGCCGCCTGTATGTGAACGGGGAATTGATCTCCGAGCCCTATGTGCTGAACCGGGATCGGGGCGACATGCCCGAACGCATCGTGCCCCCCGGGCACATTTTCGTCCTGGGGGACAACCGGATCAATTCCGAAGACAGCCGCTCCTTCGGCACCGTCTCCATGAACCTGGTGGTGGGGCGGGCCTTCGTCGTCTGGTGGCCCCCCACCAACGTCCGGCGGATCAAGACGCCCACCACCGACGTCTTTCCGGCCGAGGAGCGGCAAAGCGCCGGTGAAGTTTCACCCCGGGCCGGCCCCGCCGGCTTCAGTCCTTAG
- the pyrB gene encoding aspartate carbamoyltransferase, whose amino-acid sequence MRHVLSARQFNRVQLEHLFNLVEETERKLAVMPGEEPLRGRIMASLFYEPSTRTRLSFETAMLRLGGQVITTENAREFSSAIKGESLEDTIRVVSGYADVVVLRHFEEGSAAAAARVASVPIINAGDGPGEHPTQALLDLYTIHKECGRVDGLKVALIGDLAYGRTVHSLAYMLSNYDDIELLLVAPPGVPMPQEVLSFVAQRGVHWRQVDDLREAAAAAQVLYQTRIQRERFPSEEEYKAAYGRFVIDQEIMGVMAPEAIVLHPLPRAGEIDPGVDDDPRAAYFRQAQNGVYVRMALLQLCLGLVNLPEH is encoded by the coding sequence TTGCGTCATGTCTTGAGCGCCCGCCAATTCAACCGGGTTCAACTGGAGCACTTGTTCAATTTAGTGGAAGAGACGGAGAGAAAGCTGGCGGTGATGCCGGGCGAAGAACCCTTGCGGGGCCGCATCATGGCCAGCCTTTTTTATGAGCCCAGCACCCGCACCCGCCTTTCCTTCGAGACGGCCATGCTGCGCCTGGGCGGCCAGGTGATCACCACAGAAAACGCCCGGGAATTTTCTTCCGCCATCAAAGGGGAGTCCTTGGAAGACACCATCCGGGTGGTGTCGGGCTACGCCGATGTGGTGGTGCTGCGCCACTTTGAGGAAGGCTCGGCGGCCGCGGCGGCCCGGGTGGCGTCGGTGCCCATCATCAACGCCGGCGACGGCCCCGGCGAGCACCCCACCCAGGCCCTGCTGGACCTGTACACCATCCACAAAGAGTGCGGCCGGGTGGACGGGCTGAAGGTGGCCCTCATCGGCGACCTGGCCTACGGGCGGACAGTTCACTCCCTGGCCTACATGCTGAGCAACTACGACGACATCGAGCTGCTGCTGGTGGCGCCCCCCGGCGTCCCCATGCCCCAGGAGGTATTGTCTTTCGTCGCCCAGCGGGGCGTCCACTGGCGGCAGGTGGATGACCTGCGGGAGGCGGCCGCGGCGGCCCAGGTGCTTTACCAGACCCGCATCCAGCGGGAGCGCTTCCCGTCGGAGGAGGAATACAAGGCGGCCTACGGCCGCTTCGTCATCGACCAGGAGATCATGGGGGTCATGGCCCCCGAGGCCATCGTCCTCCACCCCCTGCCCCGGGCCGGCGAGATCGACCCTGGGGTGGACGACGATCCCCGGGCCGCCTACTTTCGCCAGGCGCAAAACGGCGTCTACGTGCGCATGGCGCTGCTGCAGCTTTGCCTAGGCTTGGTCAATCTGCCAGAACATTGA
- the rplS gene encoding 50S ribosomal protein L19 yields MVSWLRSLEQEQLRDDIPDFKPGDTVRVHVKVREGNRERIQVFEGPVIARQGSGLTETFTVRRIASGVGVERTFPVHAPVIDKLEVVTRGKVRRAKLYYLRGRRGRAARIKERR; encoded by the coding sequence GTGGTGTCTTGGCTGCGCAGCCTTGAACAGGAACAACTGAGAGATGACATCCCCGACTTCAAGCCCGGCGACACCGTCCGGGTCCACGTCAAGGTACGGGAAGGCAACCGGGAGCGGATCCAGGTGTTCGAGGGTCCGGTCATCGCCCGGCAGGGCAGCGGCCTGACGGAGACCTTCACCGTGCGCCGCATCGCTTCCGGCGTAGGGGTGGAGCGTACTTTCCCCGTCCATGCGCCCGTAATCGACAAGCTGGAAGTGGTCACCCGCGGCAAGGTCCGCCGGGCCAAGCTGTATTACTTGCGCGGTCGTCGCGGCCGGGCAGCCCGCATTAAAGAACGCCGCTGA